In Helianthus annuus cultivar XRQ/B chromosome 3, HanXRQr2.0-SUNRISE, whole genome shotgun sequence, a single window of DNA contains:
- the LOC118490358 gene encoding uncharacterized protein LOC118490358 — MFFANAVLRTGQILIKEEEEEEDVSSENIITRRIRINRDRQGAHEKLVNDYFSDEPLYNDEIFRCRFRMSRRLFTRIANDLAGLDPFFTQRPDARNYEGFTTLQKCTAAIRQLAYGTVADALDDKKYLRKPNSYDVQQLYQAYEARHGFPGMLGSIDCMHWAWHNCPTAWRGQYTRGDYGHPTLILEAVASQDLWIWHSFFGLPGSLNDLNVLYQSAIFTDVEWNRSGHPFYNF; from the exons ATGTTTTTCGCAAACGCTGTGCTACGGACGGGGCAGATTCTTATtaaagaggaagaggaagaggaagacgtCTCGTCTGAAAACATTATTACAAGACGAATACGGATTAACAGAGACCGCCAAG GAGCGCACGAGAAATTGGTGAACGATTATTTTTCGGATGAACCACTTTACAATGACGAGATTTTCAGATGCAGGTTCCGAATGAGTCGCCGGTTATTCACACGGATTGCTAATGATTTGGCGGGGCTAGACCCGTTTTTCACGCAACGACCTGATGCTCGAAATTATGAAGGGTTCACCACGTTACAAAAGTGTACtgcggccattcgccaactggcGTACGGGACAGTGGCCGACGCTTTGGACGA CAAAAAATATTTGCGTAAACCAAACTCGTATGATGTTCAGCAGTTGTACCAAGCTTATGAAGCACGGCACGGGTTTCCGGGAATGCTTGGTAGTATTGATTGTATGCATTGGGCGTGGCATAACTGCCCGACTGCGTGGCGCGGCCAATATACGCGAGGTGATTACGGGCATCCAACCTTGATACTTGAAGCCGTGGCATCACAAGATTTGTGGATATGGCATTCTTTCTTTGGTCTCCCTGGTTCACTCAACGACCTCAACGTGTTATACCAATCGGCGATCTTTACCGATGTCGAATGGAACCGGTCCGGACACCCGTTTTACAATTTCTAG